From the genome of Methanobrevibacter thaueri:
AATTGAATCGTCAGGTTTCATTCCGCCAAGAAGGAACACACATGGGTGTTCAACATTGTCCAATGCGTTTTGGATAACTGTCAATTCCTTTTCCATTACACGGCCTGCTGCGGAAGGGGTGTTGACTGTGAAACCAACGAGGGACGCGTGTGAACGGTGTGCTGCCGCAAATGCGTCATTCACATAATAGTCGATTAATGGGGTCAAGTGCCTTACGAGCAATGTTTTTGATTGCTCTTCAGGAGTTCTTGAAAGTGATTCCTCTGAGAAAAATCTTGCGTTTTCAAGCAAAAGTATTTCATGAGGCCTTAAGTCTTTTATTGCCTCTTTTGCAGAGCTTGAAAACAAGGAATCAACATATTTTACTCTTAAGTTCAATAAGTCTGATAATGCCTCTGCATGTTGGGATAATGTGGTGAAATCCTTTTTACCCGGACGGCTTTGGTGAGCTAAAAGAACAACCTTTGCTCCCTTATTGGATAGCTCCTTAATGGTTTGGGCATGTAGCTTCAGCCTTGTGTCATCCAGGATTATTCCTGAACCCGGATCAACCGGGGAGTTGACATCAACCCTCACAAGCACGGTCTTGTTTTCAACGTCGAAATCATCAATTGTGTAAAAATCTTTAGCCATTTTCTCACTCTATAATTTACTTACTAAATCAAGCAAAGCTTCTTTTGGACTTTCAGCCTTGATAATTCCTGATGCAAGCAATACTCCATCTGCGCCCAAGTCCATTGCCGCTTTCATGTCATCGCCAGTTGTGATTCCTGCACCGCACAATACTTTAATGTTCTTGTTGATTGCCTTTACTTCCTTTACAGTGTCTTCAACGACTTCAGGCTGTGCTTGGGACACTGGTATTCCTGTACCGATAAGTTCCGGCGGTTCAACTGCAACGGCATCTGGTGCAAGAGCTGCCACCGCCTTTGAAGTTTCGATGTTGTTTGTGCATACGCAGGACTCGATTTCATTGTCTCTGCATAACTTTATGACTTCATCAATGTCTGCCAATTTCATTCTGTTTTCTGAATGGTTAATTAGTGATCCGCTTATTCCGGCTTCAATCAAGGTATTGATAAGGCTTGAGCCTGTGTGGCCTCCCGGTGATATCGGATCGATGTGTTGAGCAAAAATAGGTATGGAAGCTTCATCACTAATCCTATAAATATCTGCTGCTTGAGGCGCTGCGACCATGGTAATTCCAGATTCGCTTGCAGCGCTTTCTAAGTCATGTGCAAGCTTTAAAGCGTTTGCACCACTTGATTCCAAATAAGTTTTATAGTTTAATATTACAATTGGAGTGTCCATAATAATCCCACAATTTCTTTTTATAATAATATTTATAGAACATTATTAAATAAATTTTTGATTATCAATCCTTCTTTTAGACAGTTCAATGTATTCCTCTTTAATGTCATATCCTATATATCTGCGATTATTCCGGATTGCCGCTATACAGGTGCTTCCGCTTCCGCAAAATGGGTCCAGAACAACATCGCCCTCATAGCTGTAGAGGTTTATCAGCCTGTGGGGCAGCTCTACAGGAAACGGTGCCGGATGACCTATCTTTTTGGCGTTTACAGCAGGGAATTTCCATACGCTTTGTGTCCATTGGATGAAATCGTCATGGCTTATTGTGTCTCTTTTCTCCTGCTTTTTGTTCTTTGAATAGGAGTCCTTTGAAAAAACCAGTATGTATTCATGATAATCCCTTAAAACCGGATTTGAAGCGGACATCCAGCTTCCCCATGCGCATGACCCTCCTGCACTTGCGGATTTGTCCCAGATTATCTCGCCCCTCATGAGAAATCCCAAATCAAGCATTATCTCAATCACCATTGCGTGAAGGGGAATGTATGGCTTTCTTCCTATGTTTGCAATGTTTATGCAGGCTCTTCCCCCGGTTACCAGCTTCCTGTGCACCTCTCTAAAAACGCCTGTCAAAAGCTCCAGGTACTCATCCAGCGTCAGGTCGTTGTCATATTCCTTTCCCACATTGTATGGCGGGGAGGTGATCATCAGATGAATGCTGTCGTCAGGTATCTCATCCATCCTTTCGCTTGACTTGCAGTATAGCTTATCCAAGTCCTTTACATCGATTTTCGTTTCCCTATATTCAATGTTCTTCGGAATTTCAAATCCCTTGAACAGTTTTGAACTGTAAAACTTCTTTGAACTGTGTGATTCCCTTACAACCGAACCGAAAGTTGTTGTCTGTGTTTTTCTTGGCAAGTTATGACCTCTTTAGGAGATTGATGAATTTCAATCCCTTTTCCTGATAGGTTTTTTCTCGATTGGCCAATTCGATTAACTGGCCCAGTTTTTTGGGGTTCTGCATTCCTGAGAAAAAATTCAATTCCTGATTAAATAATTTGTCTAAACTCATATTAAACTCATCTATATTGTCCATCCTGAGAAACCCATTTTTATGACTCCTCTTTCGGGTGTTGCCATGGTTCAGGGGAAACGGGTTCAATGACCAGAATCCCTGAATGATTCCTGCCTTTTTGAGGTAGTCCGCCTTTTTGCAGAAACCGTTTGACAACGGAGCATTGCCCAGGACTATCAGCGGGATTTTTGAGGACTTGAAATTGGACACCCTTATGTCGATGCATTTTCCTATTGCCTTGAGAATCGAGTCGGAACGTGTGAAGCTTGGCCTTCCCTGGTGTGTCCTGTAGTCTCCAATCTCCCTTATGTGGGATGTTTGAACATCATATTCCCAATTCCAGACCAGAGACATTTTCACCTCAAATATCAGTTTCACCTCATCAGGCATTAGGACCTTCTTGTTTTGTGTTGCAATTGCGATGTCCGCAGGAGATTTTCGCGATATTCCGATTGCAGGAATCTGGGCCTGCTGAACCACATAGAGGTTCTTGTCTTCCAGGACATATTTTATCAGGTCACTGACCCATTTTTCCGTGTAGTTACCTATAAGCGAATTTCTGGCCTGAAGGGTTGATTTTGGCCCGTCATATCCCTTTGGCCAGTATGCCACATATCTCTCATCACTTGTCCTGTAGAACAGTTGGTCATAGGATGCGAAATTCCTTGACTTTTCAAAAAATATTTTTTCCTGATTTCTGCCCCATAATCTCATAAAACATAGTATAATATCTAAACATATAAATAATTTTTAGAATATTTAATATCAATTTGTTTAATACAATGCAATATTGGTCCGAGTGTGTAAAAATTAAATACTATCATGACTAAAAATAAATTTGATTTCATGTCATTCAATAAGGAACAAATAGAAAAACTGGAAAAAAGCGGATATAGATTCGTTGGAACACATGGCCATGCGGCAGTAAAGACCTGCCATTGGACTCGTCAAAGCATATCTGACAAGGGAGTTTGCTATAAAGAGAAATTCTATGGTATCAAATCCCACAGATGTCTTCAAATGTCCCCATCCGTTCCAAACTGCCAACAGGAATGTGAATTCTGCTGGAGGGACCTGACCTACACCCAAACCAGTTGGGAAGATGACGAATACGATGATCCCAAAACAATTGTGGACGAAGCGATAAAGGCTCAGAATAACCTGATGTGCGGTTTTTATGGAAACCCTAATGCCAACAAGAAAAAGCTGGAGGAAATGAAAAATCCGAACAACGCAGCGATTTCACTGGCCGGAGAGCCAACCCTCTACCCCAAGATTGACGAACTGATTGGTGAATTCAACAGGCGTGACTTCACAACATTCGTTGTCAGCAACGGCCAATGCGTTGACAGATTGCGTAACCTGGAAAATGATCCATATCAACTTTACCTTTCCTTAGATGCACCTTCAAAGAAAATATTTGAAGAGGTGTGCAGACCAAGAATAAATGATGCTTGGGACAATTTAAATGAATCACTTGAAACACTTGCTAGTTTTAACTCACGCACATGCATACGAAATACCTGTGTTCGCGGAAAAAACATGGAAAATCCTGAAGAGTATGCGAAGCTAATCAAAAAGGCAAACCCAGATTATGTGGAAGTGAAGGCGTATATGTACGTCGGATCATCACGTGAAAGATTGACAATGGACAACATGCCATCCTTTGATGAGGTTAAGGAATTCGCCAAAAAAATCGGTGAAAACTGTGGAAAAGAAATAGTAAACGAATCTCAAGTTAGTCGTGTCGTTCTCCTTGAGTAAACTAAATCTAAAGGAATGTTAGTTAAATCTATCCCAAATGGAATAGACTTAATTTCCTTTAAGAGATTTTCTAAATTTTAGCAAAGAAATTATTTGCCTTCGGCTTTTAATTCTTCACAAAGTTCAACGGCCTTTTTAGCAGCCTTTTCCATTGAAGTTTCAAATGGAATTCCTGCTTCCTCTAAAAGTCTCTGACCTTCCTCCTCATTGGTACCGGTCAATCTGATAACAATGTGGACCTTACGGTCTGCCTGTTCTAAAGCCTTGATTACACCACGTGCAACATCATCAGCTTTAGTGATTCCTCCTAAAACGTTGAGGAATACCACTTTAACAGGATCATAGTTTAAAACAATGTTTAATGCCTGATTGATGATATGTTCTGAAGCTCCACCACCAATATCCAGGAATGTGGCCGGTTCTCCACCATTGAGCTTGATCATATCCATTGCTGTCAATGTTAAACCCGCACCGTTACCGATTACTGCAATGTCACCGTCCAATTGGACAAAGTCAACAGCTTTCTTCTTATAATGGAGCCTGTCAACTAAATCCTGGTGTCTGAATAGGGAATCATTTTCAACAACCATCTTGGCGTCAGCGGCAATCAATCCTTTTGGAGTCAATACCAATGGATTTATCTCGGCGGTATCAGCGTCATATTTTGTGAATACATTGTATAATTTCCAGATGATGTCTCCCATTGGGGAAATCAATTCGGATGGAACTTCCATTTTACGTGCGATTTCACGTGCTTCGTATGGCAAGAATTCAAGCAAAGGATTAGGATAGTACTTGATAATCTTTTCAGGATTGGTCTTTGCCAGATTTTCAATTTCGACCCCACCATCCTTACTTGCAAGAATGACAGGTCTTCTGGCACCCCTATCAACTGATACGGTTACAAAGAACTCGTTCAAGATATCTGCTTTTTCTTCAATTAAAAGGTGTTTTACCTTTTCACCTTTAATTTCCATACCTAAAATTTCTTCTGCAACTTTTAAAGCTTCACCAGGGTTATTTGCAAATTTTACACCCCCTGCTTTACCTCTACCTCCGGTCAACACTTGAGCTTTGACAACAACCGGAATGTCCATTTCGGAACATACGGACATCGCTTCTTCCGGAGAGTAAGCCACGTGACCTTCTAAAATTGGAATTCCTTCATCGTTAAAAATTTGTTTTGCTACATTTTCAAAAAATCTCATTATAACACCCTTTATTCAACTAAAGCATATCCTGCTTCAAATGCGCTAATGTTCTTCTCTTCAGTTCCTGCCGGAACGCTTGCCTCAATAGCTTTCATAGCTGCCTCTTTGGATATCACTTCAGTAATTTTTGTTATTGCTCCAACCATCACAATGTTTGCTACGATCTTAAGTCCGATTTCATCGATAGCTGTTTGTGTTGCAGGAGCTTCATAAACCTTAATATTATGCTCTTCTATAAATTCTTTGACATCCTCAACATCGGTTGTTCCAGGATCAACTATTAAAGTTCCGTTATCCTTCAAATCCACGATATACTTGATTAACGCTTCGTTGGACATTGCTACCAAGATATCAGGATTTTGAACTTTTGGATAATCGACTTCAGTGTCGCTGATTACAACTTCACATTTGGAAGCTCCTCCACGAGCTTCAGGACCGTATGATTGAGTTTGAACAGCTTCTTTATTGTCAAAAAGACTTGCAGACTTACCTAAAATGATACCTGCAAGAATTATTCCTTGACCACCAAATCCGCAAATTCTAATTTCAGTTCTCATTTTATCCCTCATAACTCTGATTCATATGCAGAATTAATAACAGTCTTTTTGCCTGATTTTTCCACACTGATCTTATCAATATTATCTGTAAATTCGTCTTTTGTGTAATTAGCAAATTCGCCAACCACAATCTTGCCTTCCAAATCCCTTGCATTCATTCTGTCTGCAGCTGATTTGTATACTGTATTTGCCTTCATCACTGCGGCCATTGCAGTAGGTGTTTTGAGCTTGTTCTTACGGCCAAAGTAAGTTGGACATTGGGTTGCAACCTCAATGAATGAAAATCCAGGATTTTCCAATCCGTCTTTGATTGCCAATACGAGGTTTTCAATTTGCACGGTAGTCCATCTTGCTGAATATGTTGCGCCTGCAGCTGCAACAAGTTCTGCCAATTTGAACGGAGTGTCTTGGTTACCGTATGGAGCGGTTGTTCCAAAACTGCCTTTCGGAGAGGTTGGACTGATTTGACCACCGGTCATACCATAAATGTTATTGTTGATACAAATTACAGTTAGATTAATGTTTCTTCTTGCAGCATGAATCAGGTGATTTCCACCGATAGAAGCTGCATCACCGTCACCTGTGAATACGACTACATCAAGGTCCTTGTTTGCGGTTTTAAGACCGGTTGCGAAACTTAATGCTCTACCGTGAGTGGTGTGCAATGAATCGCATTTCAGGTAACCCGGAATTCTTGATGAACAACCGATTCCTGAAACCATTGCGATGTTGTCGAAATCCATTTCAGCCTTTTCCATTGCGGCTAAAAATGCATTGATGATAGCTCCGTTTCCACAGCCTGGGCAAAATATATGAGGTAATCTATCTTCCCTTAAATACTTAAGAAACCTGTTTTCCTTATGTTCTGACATTTTAGTTACCTCCCATTTTTGAAATTTCATCTAATATCTCATCAGGAGTTGGTAATAATCCTCCGATGACTCCCATCAAGTGAACATTGGCATCGCTTCCAAGCACACGGTCAACTTCATAATACATTTGACCCAGGTTCATTTCAACCACAAGCACATCACTTGCGTTCTTGGTGATTTCCTTCAATTGTTCATCTGGGAATGGCCATGGAGTGTCGATTTTAACGTAACCCACTTTCTTGTTGTCTTCCCTTGCCTTTCTGACAGCCTCGACGGCGGACCTTACAGGAGCTCCATAGGACACGATAATGATATCTGCATCTTCACATTCTTCACTTCTAACTGAGCAGATCTTGTCTTTATTGTTCAATACCTTGTCACAGATTCTTTGTACGAGTGCCGCATGGGTTTCTGGAGTGTTTGTGTCCGGATAACCTCTTTCGTCGTGAGTCAATCCTGTTACATGAATGTTAAATCCGTCACCGAATGCAGGCATTGGAGTTGTTCCGTTTTCAACGTTTTCGAATGGTAAGTAATCATCAGTCTTTTCAGGCCTTTTTCTTGGGACGATTTCAATGTCGTCTCCAACAACTATCTTCTCTCTCATGTGCCCGATTATTTCATCAGCCATTACAAACACTGGGCATCTGTATTCCTCAGCCAAGTTGAATGCCTTAATAGTGAAGTCAAAGAATTCCTGAACGCTGGATGGAGATAATGCTATCGGTTCGTAATCCCCGTGGGAACCCCAACGGGCTTGCATCATGTCACCTTGTGCTCCCATGGTCGGTTGAGCGGTTGAAGGTGAACCCCTTTGAACGTCAACGATGACGATTGGAGTTTCGCTCATGAATGCGTAACCGATGTTTTCCTGCATCAAGGATATTCCCGGACCTGATGTTGCAGTCATTGATTTGGCTCCTCCCCAAGAACCTCCAATAATTGCACCTGCAGAAGCAATCTCATCTTCCATTTGAACAAATGAACCTCCAACTTTAGGCAAATCACGAGCTAAGGTTTCTGCAACCTCAGTAGATGGAGTAATAGGATAACCGGCAAAAAATCTGCAGCCTGCAGTTATTGCTCCTTTAGCGCATGCTTCATTTCCTTGAATAAAAAATTCTTCAGCCATTTTATACACCTACTTTTTCCCCTTTGTGAAATTAGGATTAAAATTCAACTCATTGTCATCTTTCATCCACCAATTTTCCGGCAAATCTACAGTGATTGCCTGATCAGGACATGCAATTTCACAAGTACCACACTTTGTACATCTGTCTTCAAACTTGACAAATGGTAATTGGACTCCCTTTTTGTTGACATCAGGAGATATTGCATATACGTTCTTATAACACATAAATAAGCAAAGATGACATCCTTTACATAGTTCTTCATCAATTATAATCAATTTTAAAATCTCCTTATAATTCTATGATAAATAAATATAGAATGTATATTATCTATGTTATTAAACATTTAAATATCTTCGTGAAATCGTGACGAATTAGAAAATTTTTTAAAAATTAAAAATAAAATAATGAGTAATGATTGACTTGCAAACACCGATTAGCGATGATGACTTGGACAGGTTGGATGTCGGTGACAAAATCACCATATCCGGAACCATCTATACCGGCCGTGATGCGGCACTGCCACAACTGGTTGAACTGATTAATGAAAAAGAGGTGCCGTTTGATTTGAACGGCAGCGTCATAATGCACACCGCATTCAGTGATGCCGGAATCGCACCTACAACCAGCAGCAAGGTCGAAATAGAATCAACAATAACTCCATTAAGCGAATCAGGCGTTAAAATTCATATCGGAAAGGGAATGCTTAATGACGATACGCTAAAAGCATTGAATGAAAACAATTCCATTTTTGTGATAACACCGCCTGTGGCGGCGCTGCTGACAAGCAAAGTGCTGGAAAAGAAGTGTGTCCTGTTTGAAAATGAAGGCATGGAAGCCATGTTCGAACTGAAAGTCGACAGGATTCCCGGAATTGTAGCCATCAAGGATGGAAAACGGATTTAAAGCTTGATGTCCCTGATGTACCTTGCAGGAACTCCCGCAACAATGGTGTTCTTTTCAACATCCTTTGTAACGACCGCACCAGCCCCAACAATTGCATTGTCCCCAATGGAAACTCCTGGAGTTATTGTGACATTGGATCCAATCCATACGTCATTACCTATCTTAATTGGGCCCGGAATCAAATTTCCTCTTTTTTCAGGATTCTCATCATGGTTTAATGTTGCCAAAACGACATTATGGCCAATCAGAACATTATCCCCTATGTAAATTCCGCCCTGGTCCTGGAACCTGCATCCTGAATTGATGAAAACGTTCTTTCCCAAGTGAATGTTCTTTCCGAAATCCGTTGTGAAGGGTGGGAAAACCCTGAAGTCCTCGCTGACTTCCTCACCAATCAGCCTGGAGAACAATTCACGAATCTCTTCAAAATCATGATATTTGTAATTTAGCTCACAGGTTATCCTTTGCGCCTCTTGTGAATAGTAATTGCAGGCCATTGCAGCCTCTTCATCCATCTCCAAGGCAATTCCCTCATTGAAAATCCTTAAAAGTTCATCCAATTCTAACATGGATAAAAGATATGTAAAAAATAGTATATTAAATTGTTGTTAATTGTAAAAAAAAGAGTTAAAAGAGTTATTTTAAATAACTCTGAAATTTTATCTATTCTTCAGCTTCTTCTTCATCATCTGAGTCTTCATTTTTTTCAAATGAATCTACGAAATTGACTTTGTTGATTTCGTCGATGTTGTCCCAGATGTCTTTAGCTATTCTGAATCTTGCGAAAGTGATGTCCATGTAGGATTGTTGATCGAATTTGGACATGTCATCTAATTTGATGTTTGCAACGCCGTCTTCGATGTCGATTTCGGTTTTGTCGATGTCGACATTAGGGTTGGAGTAGTGTAACTCAATCATGCTTTTGATTTTTTCGGTTTCGTCTTCGATGATTTCAGTTACTTCAACATCATAGACTAAGTCTCTTCCTGCTAATTCGTGGTTGAAGTCAACTTTTACTCTTCCACCGTTTACGGTTAAGATTTTACCGGTTGCGCCTTCGGATTGGATTTTCATACCTGGATATGGAGTCATTCCTTGTTTTTTGAATTCTTTCATAGGCACTAATTGGATTAAAGAGGAGTCTCTTTGACCGAAACCGTTTTCAGCGTCTACTTCAATTACTTTTTTGTCTCCTTCTTCTAAACCGATAATTGCTTCTTCAATAGCAGGTAATAAGTGGTTTCCTCCTACAACGATTGGAATTGGTTTGTAGGTTTTGTTTTCTTCGAAAATGCCCACTTCTTGTGCAACTTCCTCATAAGTAGTATCAAATACGTCATCAGTGTCTTTTATTTTACCAGTAAAGTTTACTCTTACAAAATCTCCGTTATCTACAGCCATAATTTTAGCTCCTATATAATTTTGATTAAATAATTTGTTAATAAATATAACATTAATAATTTTAGTAACCATTACTTATTAAAGTTTTGTTTATATCCAGAATATATGTCAAAAATTATTGCTGTGGAAATAAATTAAATACTTTCCAAATGCTCTCGGTAAAAGACTAATATTTATTATAAACATATTAATTATCATGCAAAGAAGAGGAGCAGTCAATCTACCATTGCATGGAGGCCACCCACCACGCTGGCTCTTTTCAAGAATGGTTGAGCTTTCAGGAGCGTTGAGTAGCGTAATCATTGAGGAATACAGTTTGGAAGAGTTTCTAAACCGTATCTCAAACCCCTACTGGTTTCAGGCGTTTTCCTGCGTTTTAGGTTTTGACTGGCACTCCTCAGGAACCACAACCACAACGCTAGGCGCCCTTAAGGAATCATTGAGTCCCGAAGAGCACGGAATTTATTTGACCGGAGGCAAGGGCGCCAAGTCCCGCAAGACACCACAAGGCATTGAGCATGCAGGAGAGATATTCAACCTCAAGACAAAAACAACCGAAAAGCTGGTTGAAACAAGCAAACTATCCGCAAAGATTGATAACTCATGCATCCAGGACGGATATACGCTATACCAGCACAACTTCTTCGTAACTGAAAAGGGAGACTGGGCAGTCATCCAACAGGGATTGAACACCGAAAACAAATATGCAAGACGATACCATTGGCTAGGCTCTGAAGTGGAAGATCTCCTGAATGACCCTCACAGCGGAATATCCTGCGACGCAATGACCCCCAATACCTTGAACATGCCATCTGAAGAAAGCAAGGAGGCCCAAAGGATTAGTGTTGATTTAATCAATGACAATCCGATTCATTTAAGGCAATACTTTAAAAGAAAGGACAATCAGCTTCTTTTGGAGGATTTCTCAATGCCTGCACATCATCCTGTCCTTGACATGGACATCTCGGATAAGGAATTTGAGGTATTGACACGCGCATGGGAGATACAGCCTGAAAATTATGAGGAGCTGATTCTGCTTCAGGGAATAGGTCCTAAAAAAATAAGGGCACTTGCATTGATATCAGATTTGGTTTACGGTGAGCCTGCAAGCTGGAAAGACCCCGTCAAATACAGTTTCACACATGGGGGAAAGGACGGTTTCCCATATCCCGTTGACAGGGATGTCTATGACAATTCCATTCAAACAATAAGGGACGCCCTTGACCAGGCGCGCATAAAAAAAGATGATAAGTTAAAAGCCATTAAAAGATTAGATGACTTCATATCCTAACGGTTTTCATCGTGAATATTTACTGTTTTTCCATGGGCTGTTGGAATGACTTCCAATACAGGATTTTCAAATTCCAAATCGAATTCCTTTCCATCCATCAACAGGTGTTGAAATACCGCCAATGAGGACACTTCTGAGTGAGGTTGTGTTGTTACTGATACATTCCAGTCTGCAGCCTTGTACACTCTTCCGGGAACCTTGGATCCGCCAACGATTATTAAAATATCCGAACCGTCTTCCCTTATTTCCGGTGCGGTTTCATGGGCTTGGGTTCCATACATTGTCAGGTGCACCACCTTTCCGCCATCAGATTTCCACTTATTGATTACACCCATGTAGCTTTCTGTGTATTCGATTTCAAAATTGCCTCCAAATCTGGAAGCGGTGTCCCTTACATTTTCCATTAAACGATTGTCACGTTCTCCAGCAAGATATATTTTGCTTGCTCCAAATGCACGGGCAGTTAGGCAAACATGAGTTGTAATACGTGTATCTCTTTTTAATCTGTGGTCTAATCTTAAAACATTAACATTCATATTATCATTTAACTATTACTCCTCGAAAATATATAAATTTGATGAGAAAAACCACATTCAATAACAAGGAGGTGATTGCATACATTGCCATTCAAGGAATGATAATTTAAATATGAAAAACAATTTATTAAAAAAACTTTAAATTGTGGTAAATCTCATCATGATTAGATTTGACTTCCCACTATATAAAAGAATGTATCAGATAATGTCAATCTTGATTTTAAGTTGTAAAAGATGTTTACAGGAAATATAAAGCCACAGCCATGAACAGTAATGAAAATAAACGTCCTACCTCATTACTCATTCCTAAAACATCACCATTTGCCAATACAAAATTTCGTTTTGCAATGACTGCTATTATTGTTCCTGAAATGATTGCTCCCAAAGCTCCGAAAATGCCCACAAGTCCTCCAAGCAAGAATGCGAAAGTGGTTATGATTGCTGTGGAAATGAAATATTTTGACGGAGTTGTTTCATTAATGAAATAGCTGCCGATTCCAGGAGTCAATGGCTTTGAAAGCAATGCTGTGGTGAGCAGTGATGTCTTTGCAAGCATTTCACAAATAATGATTCCTATGATGAAATTATAATCCAAAATATTGTAGATTCCTGCAATTGTAAGGCTTGCAACTAAAAATAGTGTTGCAACACCGCCTGAACCCACACTGGAGTCTTTCATGACTCTGATTTTACGTTCAGGCTCCCCATGAACCATCACTCCATCGGCCATGTCCATCACACCATCCAGGTGATTGTATCCTGTAATGATCATTAGAAACGCATAAACAATGACTGCTGCGAAAAATGAGTTCAAATGCAATATCTCCAAGGAGATGTAACCGCAAATTGCCGCTAAAATACCGATGAAAATGTGTATGAATGGCCATGCCCAAGTCAATTTTGTCATATACTCAATTGAAGTGAACACATTAATCGGCAAGATTGTTGAAAAGGTTAAAAGTCCTAAAAGTGATCTTATTGGGGAAAATTCCTCATCTTCAAAATAGCTATCGTCTTCCATAATTATTCCTCATACGGTTACAACTAAAATTCTCTAAAATTAAATTTTATAAATTATAATTATTATAGTTTTTAGGTGATATGTCAATCATCCAATAATCTTTCAACTTCATCCTTATGTTGAAACAAAACACAACCACCCTCATGGTCATCCAACAGGAGCCCTCCGTCCCTAAGGGACTTGAAGAGTTTTGAATCCAACACCTCAAGAAGGGAAGCGTCTTTTACATTGA
Proteins encoded in this window:
- a CDS encoding 2-oxoacid:acceptor oxidoreductase subunit alpha; its protein translation is MAEEFFIQGNEACAKGAITAGCRFFAGYPITPSTEVAETLARDLPKVGGSFVQMEDEIASAGAIIGGSWGGAKSMTATSGPGISLMQENIGYAFMSETPIVIVDVQRGSPSTAQPTMGAQGDMMQARWGSHGDYEPIALSPSSVQEFFDFTIKAFNLAEEYRCPVFVMADEIIGHMREKIVVGDDIEIVPRKRPEKTDDYLPFENVENGTTPMPAFGDGFNIHVTGLTHDERGYPDTNTPETHAALVQRICDKVLNNKDKICSVRSEECEDADIIIVSYGAPVRSAVEAVRKAREDNKKVGYVKIDTPWPFPDEQLKEITKNASDVLVVEMNLGQMYYEVDRVLGSDANVHLMGVIGGLLPTPDEILDEISKMGGN
- a CDS encoding fumarate hydratase C-terminal domain-containing protein, whose translation is MIDLQTPISDDDLDRLDVGDKITISGTIYTGRDAALPQLVELINEKEVPFDLNGSVIMHTAFSDAGIAPTTSSKVEIESTITPLSESGVKIHIGKGMLNDDTLKALNENNSIFVITPPVAALLTSKVLEKKCVLFENEGMEAMFELKVDRIPGIVAIKDGKRI
- a CDS encoding sugar O-acetyltransferase, giving the protein MLELDELLRIFNEGIALEMDEEAAMACNYYSQEAQRITCELNYKYHDFEEIRELFSRLIGEEVSEDFRVFPPFTTDFGKNIHLGKNVFINSGCRFQDQGGIYIGDNVLIGHNVVLATLNHDENPEKRGNLIPGPIKIGNDVWIGSNVTITPGVSIGDNAIVGAGAVVTKDVEKNTIVAGVPARYIRDIKL
- a CDS encoding peptidylprolyl isomerase; the protein is MAVDNGDFVRVNFTGKIKDTDDVFDTTYEEVAQEVGIFEENKTYKPIPIVVGGNHLLPAIEEAIIGLEEGDKKVIEVDAENGFGQRDSSLIQLVPMKEFKKQGMTPYPGMKIQSEGATGKILTVNGGRVKVDFNHELAGRDLVYDVEVTEIIEDETEKIKSMIELHYSNPNVDIDKTEIDIEDGVANIKLDDMSKFDQQSYMDITFARFRIAKDIWDNIDEINKVNFVDSFEKNEDSDDEEEAEE
- a CDS encoding DUF763 domain-containing protein; translation: MQRRGAVNLPLHGGHPPRWLFSRMVELSGALSSVIIEEYSLEEFLNRISNPYWFQAFSCVLGFDWHSSGTTTTTLGALKESLSPEEHGIYLTGGKGAKSRKTPQGIEHAGEIFNLKTKTTEKLVETSKLSAKIDNSCIQDGYTLYQHNFFVTEKGDWAVIQQGLNTENKYARRYHWLGSEVEDLLNDPHSGISCDAMTPNTLNMPSEESKEAQRISVDLINDNPIHLRQYFKRKDNQLLLEDFSMPAHHPVLDMDISDKEFEVLTRAWEIQPENYEELILLQGIGPKKIRALALISDLVYGEPASWKDPVKYSFTHGGKDGFPYPVDRDVYDNSIQTIRDALDQARIKKDDKLKAIKRLDDFIS
- a CDS encoding RNA methyltransferase, with the protein product MNVNVLRLDHRLKRDTRITTHVCLTARAFGASKIYLAGERDNRLMENVRDTASRFGGNFEIEYTESYMGVINKWKSDGGKVVHLTMYGTQAHETAPEIREDGSDILIIVGGSKVPGRVYKAADWNVSVTTQPHSEVSSLAVFQHLLMDGKEFDLEFENPVLEVIPTAHGKTVNIHDENR
- the cobS gene encoding adenosylcobinamide-GDP ribazoletransferase; this encodes MEDDSYFEDEEFSPIRSLLGLLTFSTILPINVFTSIEYMTKLTWAWPFIHIFIGILAAICGYISLEILHLNSFFAAVIVYAFLMIITGYNHLDGVMDMADGVMVHGEPERKIRVMKDSSVGSGGVATLFLVASLTIAGIYNILDYNFIIGIIICEMLAKTSLLTTALLSKPLTPGIGSYFINETTPSKYFISTAIITTFAFLLGGLVGIFGALGAIISGTIIAVIAKRNFVLANGDVLGMSNEVGRLFSLLFMAVALYFL